In Paludibaculum fermentans, the genomic stretch CGTCAGGGAGGGGTCCCCACCGCGCTACGAACCGCGACTGGCATGAAGCGGGCCTCGGCCACCCACGCGTCTTCAACGAAGCGGATAGCCACCGAAAGCTCCACTCAATGCAGCAGCGCAACCCTTTGCCGGCCCGTCTTCAAGTGAGCACTGTACGACCCCTGCTGTCCGCCAAAGTGGAGGAAAGCTCCGCTGGACCCAAACCCGTAGGACGGCGGACCCCCTGGTCCGCGGGCGACCCCCTGGTCGACCACCCGGACGCTCTTCGCCACCCACCGGCCTGACTTTCAACAGAGGCCCAGCATGGCCCCACGGGCCGCCAAAGCCGAGGAAGCCGCAAATTGAGCCGCGAACGTGAAGCGGATAGCCCGCTGAACGGCTGCAACGACCCCATCCATGCGACCCTTTGCCAGCGCGTCTTCAATTGGGTTGGGCAACCCCGAGCGGCATCGGCAGTGAATCCTCAAGCAAAGCGACAGTCCCGCACATCCGGCTCCCCCGCCTACCGCGCATCAATCTGGCGGTTGATCGTCGTGTCCTTGATCTTCTTATCCTCCGCCAGCAGAAAGGCCTTGCTCAAAATGACAGCCAGGGTCAGGTCCCCTTCGAACGGCAGATAGATCTCGCCCTCGGCTGATCCGGCCCGGGCATCCCGCACGATGCACAGATACTGGTCATTCGGCTCCATCAGGATATTGCCGGAGCCCAGGTGGATCTTGTACGTCCGCCGGTCGCCACGCACCTCCAGGAATCGCTCGGTCAGGGTGCACCGGCCCGCGATCTTCAATCGCGGCACCAGCCTCTGCAGCGTTTCGCGTCTTGTGACCGCTGTGGCCGAAAGCGCCCCAAAGGAATAGGACGCCCAATAATTGCCGTGTTGCGCGGCATGACCGCCATCCTGCCACGTAGGATCGTTGCCGATCGAAGACACCCCGACAAACAGATCCACATCCCGCATGATCTCGGAGAGCACCAGCTCTGGAATCTGGTCGAGCCTCAGCGGTTCGTTGATGTTCTCAACCCCTGGTCCCATCGCATTCGCACAGTAGCCGCCGCCACCGGCATGAGCCGCATTCTGCGCGGCGCCGATTCGATAGAAACGCACTTGGTCGGTGGCAAGCCGGTGGTAGACCCCCGCGTCGTTCGTATCCGCGCCATAGTCTGTCCCCACGCCCTCCACCCAGAACTCAGCCCGCAGCCCCCAGGCCGTCAATTCGCGGCTGGCGGGTGGATAGGAATCGTCCACCAACAGCCGGAGCTTATTCTTCCACCGCCGGGCTCCGCAGAGAGCGTTGAACTGGTGCTGCCGGAGGATGTGGCCCGCGAACCGGTTCGAATAAGTGGAGGTCTGCTGCTCTGCATCGGTCAGCAGATAGACTTCCCGATGGGCCTGCTTGAAGGGCTGCACAATGTCCAGTTCTTCAATCCTGCGGCGCCAGGCAACCACTTCGTCGATGCTCTTGCCCGTGGGATGCCACAGCGAGACCAGGGCACCCTCAGGAATCTCATGGCGGTTGCCCTGCACATCCAGAGCCTCGCCATCCGCTACCGTAACCGCGGTCTCCCCGATTGACCAGATGAGCCGCCGCCCAATCGTGCCAACCAGTGGATGATCGACGTACCGCTCTCTCCACACTTCCGCCGGCCAACTCTTCCGTTCCAGGAACAGGGCATCCACCCGGTCCCGCTGCGCCGACAGCATCGACTTCACGTCGCTGAGCCCCTGCTGAAGCTCCTTGAGTGTTTCGCCCCCGCTCTTCTTCACCGCCGCCGGAATCGACTTCAGCGGCTTTCCCTTCGCATCGAACCACTTCAGTTCGGCCTCGCTGCCCGTCACGGCCAACTCCGCCCGGTATTCGCCGAATACCTCCTCGCGCCGGCCGACACTCTCCAGCCCACAGGCCGGCACGCTCATCTCTTCAACCTGATCGCGCGGCAACTCCAGCGCCTGGGCAGCCCCATCGAAGGCTTTCTCGATCTCCTTCTGCGCTGTCCCGAAGCGCACTCTCACCTTCAGCATGGCCAACTGCCCCATCGCCTCCGGTGAAACCATCTCAGACAACGCATAGACCGCCGCATTCCCCGCCTTGACCGCGCGCGGCCCGATGCCCGGAATCTTCTTGTAACTGGAAAGCGCGACGGAGCCCACCAGGCGCGCCAGCCCCGCGGGCTGGGGGAGCAGCGGGATCGACCACAGCAGGCCTCTCAAAGCATTGGCGTTCTCGTCATGCATGGAGTCAGCCGCGCCGCGCGTGTCACCGAGAAATCCAGGGGCCTTCAGCAGAGTCCGCCCGCGCGCCACCAGCGGCAACCACCTCTCCATCGCCTCGCGGAACTGAGCTTCCCCCAGTTCCGCCACGAGGAGCATCGTGGCCTTCTTCCATTTGCCCGAAGGCCTCGAGGAACTGGCCCCCAACAGGTGCTCCAGCAGCTTGACCCATCTGGAACGGGACGCTCCGTCAAGGCTGGCAATGTCTGCGTTCAATGCATCACTCCAGGCTTCTCCGGGTACCAGGTAAAAG encodes the following:
- a CDS encoding DUF4132 domain-containing protein gives rise to the protein MAKIEEFPPQAGHPLGSEHEAISRWIRDVARPVAYGGFFRPLEIKSTESGRILWETPPEGARRLILACLEQVSYFDAQVARVRAEGKTDMDRLNPQTHPEWIRWWTPRQAVESLISALLRRALPFTRSDLLALIEWCIGPNHPSFYQVSVSMLTQAIQRYIAAHELDTELREATRAFAVALRSSHNRESSRMGTTLEQICGRAGLATEEVEPPRTAAPPPEPAPVGTPLVLNNLKLALGITNTVPEHTGVQIEPDRFPLPPGSPLSWEHGKLTELLTEILEADSYHNPVLGNFAAGREVLALDPPRRGRMMLAAAERYLETLLGSSPDYLNTRVWQANYAVAAIARTLIASGAQFDREGLFDFLLYLSMRAASDQLPERLIETVLNAIEEFTGNGANLSDGERFVLHLWRGARVSGPPLGIGAPEIERITEWIGDSARFYLVPGEAWSDALNADIASLDGASRSRWVKLLEHLLGASSSRPSGKWKKATMLLVAELGEAQFREAMERWLPLVARGRTLLKAPGFLGDTRGAADSMHDENANALRGLLWSIPLLPQPAGLARLVGSVALSSYKKIPGIGPRAVKAGNAAVYALSEMVSPEAMGQLAMLKVRVRFGTAQKEIEKAFDGAAQALELPRDQVEEMSVPACGLESVGRREEVFGEYRAELAVTGSEAELKWFDAKGKPLKSIPAAVKKSGGETLKELQQGLSDVKSMLSAQRDRVDALFLERKSWPAEVWRERYVDHPLVGTIGRRLIWSIGETAVTVADGEALDVQGNRHEIPEGALVSLWHPTGKSIDEVVAWRRRIEELDIVQPFKQAHREVYLLTDAEQQTSTYSNRFAGHILRQHQFNALCGARRWKNKLRLLVDDSYPPASRELTAWGLRAEFWVEGVGTDYGADTNDAGVYHRLATDQVRFYRIGAAQNAAHAGGGGYCANAMGPGVENINEPLRLDQIPELVLSEIMRDVDLFVGVSSIGNDPTWQDGGHAAQHGNYWASYSFGALSATAVTRRETLQRLVPRLKIAGRCTLTERFLEVRGDRRTYKIHLGSGNILMEPNDQYLCIVRDARAGSAEGEIYLPFEGDLTLAVILSKAFLLAEDKKIKDTTINRQIDAR